The following coding sequences lie in one Paracidovorax avenae genomic window:
- the pcaG gene encoding protocatechuate 3,4-dioxygenase subunit alpha — protein MMQGLKDSFGQTPSQTVGPYFAYGLVPQQYGYDHGQPFGAVLALDGAHGERIRLEGRVLDGDGLPVSDALVEIAQADGSGTYPATVAEAVERGFRAFGRCGTGTDAGHRYRFDTVKPGPEAPGLAPHIHVIVTMRGLLLHTFTRVYFGDEAAANAADPVLASVPAERRHTLIAQRVDAGEGSVVYRFDIHMQGAQETVFFDL, from the coding sequence ATGATGCAAGGTTTGAAAGACAGCTTCGGGCAGACGCCTTCCCAGACCGTGGGCCCCTACTTCGCGTACGGACTGGTGCCGCAGCAGTACGGCTACGACCACGGCCAGCCCTTCGGCGCCGTGCTGGCGCTGGACGGCGCGCACGGTGAGCGCATCCGCCTCGAAGGGCGCGTGCTCGACGGAGACGGCCTGCCCGTCTCCGACGCCTTGGTGGAGATCGCCCAGGCCGACGGCAGCGGCACCTATCCCGCCACCGTCGCCGAGGCGGTCGAACGCGGCTTTCGCGCCTTCGGGCGCTGCGGCACCGGCACCGATGCCGGCCACCGCTACCGCTTCGATACCGTCAAGCCCGGCCCCGAGGCGCCAGGACTCGCCCCGCACATCCACGTGATCGTGACCATGCGTGGCCTGCTGCTGCACACTTTCACGCGCGTGTACTTCGGCGACGAGGCCGCCGCGAACGCGGCCGACCCGGTCCTGGCCAGCGTGCCGGCGGAGCGCCGGCACACGCTGATCGCGCAGCGCGTGGATGCCGGCGAGGGCAGCGTGGTGTACCGGTTCGACATCCACATGCAGGGCGCGCAGGAAACCGTTTTCTTCGACCTGTAG
- the pcaH gene encoding protocatechuate 3,4-dioxygenase subunit beta: MTTETSAPPDAALAPRDWPSHPSYLYPGYRSTAKRGPTRPLVPLKARLGDMRQPVYDHTCIGTLDHDLTRNARRNGEPIGERMVLAGQVLDERRRPLRNTLIEIWQANAAGRYVHKNDQHDAPLDPNFLGAGRCLTDDEGRYRFLTIKPGAYPWGNHPNAWRPQHIHLSLFGEHFGSRLVTQMYFPGDPLMRYDPMVNSTPEHARGRLVSDFDLDLTEEGFALGYRFDIVLRGAEETPFESGRG; this comes from the coding sequence ATGACCACCGAGACAAGCGCGCCGCCGGACGCGGCCCTGGCCCCGCGCGACTGGCCCAGCCATCCCTCCTACCTCTATCCCGGCTACCGCTCCACAGCGAAGCGCGGGCCCACCCGGCCGCTCGTGCCACTCAAGGCGCGGCTCGGCGACATGCGCCAGCCGGTGTACGACCACACCTGCATCGGCACGCTCGACCACGACCTGACCCGCAACGCCCGGCGCAATGGCGAACCGATCGGCGAGCGCATGGTGCTGGCTGGCCAGGTGCTCGACGAGCGCCGCCGCCCTTTGCGCAACACCCTGATCGAGATCTGGCAGGCCAATGCCGCCGGCCGCTACGTGCACAAGAACGACCAGCACGACGCGCCGCTGGACCCCAACTTCCTCGGCGCAGGCCGCTGCCTCACCGACGACGAGGGCCGCTACCGCTTCCTCACCATCAAGCCCGGCGCCTACCCCTGGGGCAACCATCCCAACGCATGGCGGCCCCAGCACATCCACCTTTCGCTGTTCGGGGAGCATTTCGGCAGCCGCCTGGTGACGCAGATGTACTTCCCCGGCGACCCGCTCATGCGATACGACCCCATGGTCAACAGCACGCCGGAACACGCCCGCGGCCGCCTCGTCTCGGATTTCGACCTCGACCTCACCGAGGAAGGCTTCGCGCTCGGCTACCGCTTCGACATCGTGCTGCGCGGCGCGGAGGAGACCCCGTTCGAAAGCGGACGCGGCTGA
- a CDS encoding LysR substrate-binding domain-containing protein, translating to MAVHLLSSADAVSRGLQLRHLRCLVVVAQERHLARAAARLSVSQPAVSKILAELEALAGEPLVERAASGRRGILGLTAAGERLLVHARAALDAVQAGAAALRPAGAPRAERLRLGLLPSAARSLVADSLVRLRALRPALVLEVRAAANDALLDDLRAGAVDLVVGRMSDPQHMEGLTFELLRIEPLVLVVAQGHALAGRRPGLGTLRQLPWVVYPEGTVPRHHTAGLFSDRGLAMPDALLETLDTALARSLVLASDAVWATPLGAVEDDLRAGRLARLRVDTGGTEEPVGVLRRRDAPVPAAAAALADLLRRSPAGTRRAARR from the coding sequence ATGGCCGTGCACCTTCTTTCTTCCGCGGATGCCGTGTCCCGCGGATTGCAGTTGCGGCACCTGCGCTGCCTGGTGGTGGTGGCGCAGGAACGGCACCTGGCGCGCGCGGCGGCGCGCCTGTCGGTGAGCCAGCCGGCGGTGTCCAAGATCCTGGCCGAACTCGAGGCGCTGGCGGGGGAGCCGCTGGTGGAGCGCGCGGCATCGGGCCGGCGCGGCATCCTCGGGCTGACGGCCGCGGGGGAGCGGCTGCTGGTGCATGCGCGGGCGGCGCTGGATGCGGTGCAGGCAGGTGCCGCGGCGCTGCGGCCCGCCGGCGCGCCACGGGCGGAGCGCCTGCGGCTGGGACTGCTGCCCAGCGCCGCGCGCAGTCTGGTGGCGGACAGCCTCGTGCGCCTGCGCGCGCTGCGCCCGGCACTGGTGCTGGAGGTGCGCGCGGCCGCCAACGATGCATTGCTCGACGACCTGCGCGCCGGCGCGGTGGACCTGGTGGTGGGCCGCATGAGCGACCCGCAGCACATGGAAGGCCTCACCTTCGAGTTGCTGCGCATCGAGCCGCTGGTGCTGGTGGTGGCGCAGGGGCATGCGCTGGCCGGCCGGCGGCCGGGGCTCGGGACGCTGCGGCAGCTGCCCTGGGTGGTCTATCCGGAAGGGACCGTGCCGCGCCACCACACGGCGGGGCTGTTCTCGGACCGCGGACTCGCGATGCCCGACGCGCTGCTCGAGACGCTGGACACGGCGCTGGCGCGCAGCCTGGTGCTGGCGTCCGACGCGGTATGGGCCACGCCCCTGGGCGCAGTGGAGGACGATCTGCGCGCTGGCCGGCTGGCGCGGCTGCGCGTGGACACTGGCGGTACCGAAGAGCCCGTCGGCGTGCTGCGCCGCCGCGATGCGCCGGTGCCGGCCGCGGCCGCGGCGCTGGCGGACCTGCTGCGCCGGTCGCCGGCCGGCACGCGGCGGGCGGCAAGGCGCTGA
- a CDS encoding carboxymuconolactone decarboxylase family protein: MTSPQAPFPTPDSASASTTRAEDFDAGLRNRRRILGDAWVDRSLHNRTPFNAEFQELITRHAWQDIWGRPALGDRTRRFMVLSMMLGIHAYEEFALHVRAALDGPPESRLTPDEIKEVILMAAIYCGVPVANHAFGIATGILREKGLLPPPEPQG; this comes from the coding sequence ATGACGTCTCCGCAAGCCCCCTTCCCGACTCCGGACTCCGCCTCCGCGTCCACCACCCGCGCCGAGGATTTCGATGCCGGCCTGCGCAATCGCCGCCGCATCCTGGGCGATGCCTGGGTGGACCGCTCGCTGCACAACCGCACGCCGTTCAATGCCGAGTTCCAGGAACTCATCACCCGGCACGCCTGGCAGGACATCTGGGGACGGCCGGCGCTCGGTGACCGGACGCGGCGCTTCATGGTGCTGTCGATGATGCTGGGCATCCACGCCTACGAGGAGTTCGCGCTGCACGTGCGCGCGGCGCTCGACGGCCCGCCCGAGTCGCGCCTCACGCCCGACGAGATCAAGGAGGTCATCCTCATGGCGGCGATCTACTGCGGCGTGCCGGTCGCCAACCATGCCTTCGGGATCGCGACCGGCATCCTGCGCGAGAAGGGCCTGCTGCCGCCGCCGGAGCCGCAGGGCTGA
- a CDS encoding lyase family protein encodes MTVLEGFLSTPEAIESFGGRSFVDAMLRFEAALARAQARVGLIDPALAGTVADTCRVDLFDVPGIVRESGHAGSLAIPLIAALKEAIGRSDPLAVAATHVGSTSQDVIDTAMALVTRPVLDAIVQDAHAIRGELLRLAEQHAETPLLARTLGQPASVTSFGWKCVLWADAVERCLARLRESAPTALAVQLGGAVGTQAELRGQGAAIVALMAAELGLSAPPTPRHTLRDAWVALGCDIGLLVGTLGKIARDLSLMAQFEVGEVSEPTGKGRGTSSAMPHKRNPVACMTALAAAQRAPQAVAALLGAMPQEHERSLGHWQAELAEWPQLVLCAHGASRALASALPGLEVHAARMRANLDALRAQLPAATAAEWFDPALASRAGALARAQIARLREAPSGPAA; translated from the coding sequence ATGACCGTACTTGAAGGCTTTCTCTCCACCCCCGAAGCCATCGAATCCTTTGGCGGCCGCAGTTTCGTGGATGCCATGCTGCGCTTCGAGGCCGCGCTCGCGCGGGCACAGGCACGCGTGGGGCTCATCGATCCCGCGCTGGCCGGCACGGTGGCCGACACCTGCAGGGTGGACCTGTTCGACGTGCCCGGGATCGTGCGCGAAAGCGGACATGCCGGCAGCCTCGCGATACCGCTGATCGCCGCGCTGAAGGAGGCGATCGGCCGGTCCGACCCGCTGGCCGTGGCAGCCACCCATGTCGGCAGCACCAGCCAGGACGTCATCGATACCGCCATGGCCCTGGTGACCCGCCCGGTGCTGGACGCCATCGTGCAGGATGCCCACGCCATCCGGGGTGAACTGCTGCGGCTGGCGGAGCAGCATGCCGAGACACCCCTGCTGGCGCGCACCCTGGGCCAGCCGGCTTCCGTCACCAGCTTCGGCTGGAAATGCGTGCTCTGGGCCGATGCCGTGGAGCGCTGCCTGGCGCGCCTGCGCGAGAGCGCCCCCACCGCCCTGGCGGTGCAACTGGGCGGCGCCGTGGGCACGCAGGCCGAGCTGCGCGGCCAGGGCGCGGCCATCGTCGCCCTCATGGCGGCCGAACTCGGGCTGTCCGCGCCGCCCACGCCGCGGCACACCCTGCGCGACGCCTGGGTGGCGCTGGGCTGCGACATCGGCCTGCTGGTCGGCACGCTGGGCAAGATCGCGCGGGACCTGTCGCTGATGGCACAGTTCGAGGTGGGCGAAGTGTCCGAGCCCACGGGCAAGGGCCGCGGCACCTCCTCGGCCATGCCGCACAAGCGCAATCCCGTGGCCTGCATGACCGCGCTGGCCGCCGCGCAGCGCGCGCCCCAGGCCGTGGCGGCGCTGCTGGGCGCGATGCCGCAGGAGCACGAGCGGTCGCTCGGCCACTGGCAGGCCGAACTGGCCGAATGGCCGCAGCTGGTGCTGTGCGCGCACGGCGCGTCGCGCGCGCTCGCATCCGCCCTGCCCGGCCTCGAGGTGCACGCAGCCCGCATGCGCGCCAACCTGGATGCACTGCGCGCGCAACTGCCCGCCGCCACGGCCGCGGAATGGTTCGATCCGGCCCTGGCGTCCCGTGCCGGCGCGCTGGCGCGCGCACAGATCGCTCGGCTGCGCGAGGCTCCCTCCGGCCCCGCCGCCTGA
- the map gene encoding type I methionyl aminopeptidase, whose product MARAISLKSAQELDGAREAGRLAAEVLAMIGPHVVPGASTETLDRLCHAHIVGVQGAVPANVGYLGYPKTILTSVNHVVCHGIPSAGTVLQDGDIVNIDVAVQHGGWFGDTSRMFYVGTPGAQARRLVEATCEALCAGIRQVRPGATLGDIGHAIESVARRERFSVVREYCGHGIGRAYHEAPDVLHYGNRGEGLRLEPGMVFTIEPMLNAGRAATRQLDDGWTVVTRDRSLSAQWEHMVAVTQDGFEVLTRWPEGTGGRA is encoded by the coding sequence ATGGCACGCGCGATATCCCTCAAATCCGCGCAGGAGCTGGACGGGGCGCGAGAAGCCGGCAGGCTCGCCGCGGAGGTGCTGGCCATGATCGGGCCGCATGTCGTGCCGGGCGCGAGCACGGAAACACTGGACCGCCTCTGCCACGCGCACATCGTCGGCGTGCAGGGCGCCGTGCCGGCCAACGTCGGCTACCTGGGCTATCCGAAAACCATCCTCACCTCCGTCAACCACGTGGTCTGCCATGGCATCCCCTCGGCCGGTACGGTCCTGCAGGACGGCGACATCGTCAACATCGATGTCGCGGTGCAGCATGGCGGATGGTTCGGGGACACGAGCCGGATGTTCTACGTGGGCACTCCGGGCGCGCAGGCCCGGCGCCTGGTCGAGGCCACCTGCGAGGCCCTGTGCGCCGGCATCCGCCAGGTGCGGCCCGGCGCGACCCTGGGCGACATCGGCCATGCGATCGAATCGGTGGCCCGCCGGGAGCGCTTCAGCGTCGTGCGCGAGTATTGCGGCCACGGCATCGGCCGCGCCTACCACGAGGCCCCGGACGTGCTGCACTACGGCAACCGCGGCGAGGGCCTGCGGCTGGAGCCGGGCATGGTCTTCACCATCGAACCCATGCTGAATGCCGGCCGCGCCGCGACGCGGCAGCTCGACGACGGCTGGACGGTCGTCACGCGGGACCGGTCCCTGTCCGCGCAGTGGGAACACATGGTGGCAGTGACGCAGGACGGTTTCGAGGTGCTGACCCGCTGGCCCGAAGGGACGGGCGGCCGGGCATGA
- a CDS encoding ParD-like family protein codes for MGIVKISDRMHDNLRIAGNALSRSINAQAEHWMRIGMLSELHPELDHQQICQMLVRAELAGGLDIATAAGAGTSPAAPAVARGAC; via the coding sequence ATGGGCATCGTCAAGATCTCCGACCGGATGCACGACAACCTGCGCATCGCCGGCAACGCGCTGAGCCGCTCCATCAATGCGCAGGCGGAGCACTGGATGCGCATCGGCATGCTGAGCGAGCTGCATCCCGAACTGGACCACCAGCAGATCTGCCAGATGCTGGTCCGCGCCGAACTCGCGGGCGGGCTGGACATCGCCACCGCCGCCGGTGCGGGCACGTCCCCGGCGGCCCCTGCAGTCGCGCGAGGCGCATGCTGA
- a CDS encoding Bug family tripartite tricarboxylate transporter substrate binding protein yields the protein MKRHFLRQACAVSAVWLSACMAPGMAHAQAGVEWPARPIRIVVPYPPGTGPDVMARLVSEGLARELKAPFVVENKPGANAIIGTGEVAKAPADGHTFLLVDRLTLSVNPLLYKPLPFDPGKDFVSVSNIADVDLYLVVSARVPAADFRSFIDYAKARPGQVPFGTGGVGSVMHLNMELLQAGTGVQFLHVPYKALAEVIPALLGGQVDATSGGVEALLPHVRKGSLKLLAVGADKRTPVAPDVPTVAEAGAPGMLLSTSYSLHARAGTPPQVLARMHAALDKVLSAPALRTWASERGLRVGASRPEELDARIAADAERIGRLVRERHIQVQ from the coding sequence ATGAAAAGGCATTTCTTGCGGCAGGCCTGTGCTGTCTCTGCGGTGTGGCTGTCCGCGTGCATGGCGCCGGGCATGGCGCACGCGCAGGCGGGTGTGGAATGGCCCGCGCGGCCGATCCGCATCGTCGTGCCCTATCCCCCCGGCACGGGTCCCGACGTGATGGCACGCCTGGTGTCCGAGGGCCTCGCCCGGGAACTGAAGGCCCCTTTCGTCGTGGAGAACAAGCCAGGCGCCAACGCCATCATCGGCACGGGCGAAGTGGCCAAGGCGCCGGCCGACGGCCACACCTTCCTGCTGGTGGACCGGCTGACGCTGTCCGTGAACCCGCTGCTCTACAAGCCACTGCCGTTCGATCCCGGGAAGGACTTCGTGTCGGTCAGCAACATTGCCGACGTGGATCTCTACCTGGTGGTGAGCGCGCGCGTGCCGGCCGCTGACTTCCGTTCGTTCATCGATTACGCCAAGGCGCGCCCGGGGCAGGTGCCCTTCGGCACCGGCGGCGTGGGCAGCGTGATGCACTTGAACATGGAACTGCTGCAGGCCGGCACGGGAGTGCAGTTCCTGCACGTGCCCTACAAGGCGCTGGCCGAGGTCATCCCGGCGTTGCTTGGCGGGCAGGTGGACGCGACTTCCGGCGGCGTGGAAGCCCTGCTGCCGCACGTGCGCAAGGGCTCGCTGAAGCTGCTCGCCGTGGGCGCGGACAAGCGCACGCCGGTGGCGCCCGACGTGCCCACCGTCGCCGAGGCCGGAGCCCCCGGCATGCTGCTGTCCACCTCGTATTCGCTGCATGCCCGCGCCGGCACGCCGCCCCAGGTGCTGGCCCGCATGCATGCGGCGCTGGACAAGGTGCTGTCCGCCCCCGCGCTGCGGACCTGGGCGTCCGAACGCGGGCTGCGGGTCGGCGCATCGCGACCGGAAGAGCTCGACGCCCGCATCGCGGCCGACGCCGAACGCATCGGACGGCTGGTGCGCGAGCGGCACATCCAGGTGCAGTAG
- a CDS encoding acetolactate synthase large subunit: MNPVTGAHALWTALASEGVDTCFANPGTTELDLVRALEHQDGIRCVVGLQENVCTGAADGYGRMSGRPAATLLHLGPGFANGIANLHNARRAHTPIVNVIGDHTSWHLPYDAPLTSDIESLARPVSGWVRRIGGVQECAQAAEEAVSESLARGGQGATLIFPADFQAAALPESTADAPQSAERVFARSATEGAADGYDPGQALARLRVAGRVVFLLGGGGEHSGLGARAQRAAARLCGQLGASAYAETFPARSERGQGLPAFDRLPYFPEPARAVLDAADLVVLAGALPPITYFGYAGHPSALVPAERLLVLAAPGHAVAERLEQLADALGAPAYEAPVAEMPVQPEGELTPARIAAVLARELPERAIVSVEGGTCGYPFYAASAAARPHTTLTNTGGAIGQGLPVALGAAIACPDRPVVGLLSDGSTQYTIQALWSLAHEQLDVVVLIAANHQYAILRNELRRDGGTLGARAEALTALDHPRIDWVGLAQSYGVPAARVSTAQALAGELRRAFGRKGPALIEMAL; the protein is encoded by the coding sequence ATGAATCCAGTGACCGGCGCGCACGCGCTGTGGACCGCGCTCGCCTCCGAAGGGGTGGATACCTGCTTCGCCAATCCCGGCACCACCGAACTCGACCTGGTGCGCGCGCTGGAGCACCAGGACGGCATCCGCTGCGTGGTGGGCCTGCAGGAGAACGTGTGCACGGGCGCTGCCGACGGCTACGGCCGCATGAGCGGCCGGCCCGCCGCGACGCTGCTGCACCTGGGGCCCGGCTTCGCCAACGGCATCGCGAACCTGCACAACGCACGGCGTGCGCACACGCCCATCGTCAATGTCATCGGCGACCACACGAGCTGGCACCTGCCCTACGATGCGCCGCTGACCTCGGACATCGAATCGCTGGCGCGGCCGGTATCGGGCTGGGTGCGCCGCATCGGCGGCGTGCAGGAATGCGCGCAGGCCGCGGAGGAAGCGGTGAGCGAGAGCCTGGCTCGGGGCGGGCAGGGCGCCACGCTGATCTTCCCGGCGGACTTCCAGGCCGCGGCGCTGCCGGAGTCCACCGCGGACGCGCCCCAGTCCGCGGAGCGGGTATTCGCCCGCTCCGCCACGGAGGGCGCGGCGGACGGCTATGACCCCGGGCAGGCCCTGGCGCGTTTGCGCGTGGCGGGCCGCGTGGTGTTTCTGCTGGGCGGCGGCGGCGAGCACAGCGGCCTGGGCGCGCGTGCCCAACGCGCCGCAGCGCGGCTGTGCGGGCAACTGGGCGCTTCGGCCTATGCCGAGACCTTTCCTGCCCGGTCGGAACGCGGGCAGGGCCTGCCCGCCTTCGACCGGCTGCCGTACTTCCCCGAGCCGGCGCGCGCCGTGCTGGATGCGGCGGACCTCGTGGTACTGGCCGGCGCGTTGCCGCCCATCACGTACTTCGGCTATGCGGGCCATCCGAGCGCGCTCGTGCCGGCGGAGCGGCTGCTGGTGCTGGCAGCGCCGGGCCATGCCGTGGCCGAACGGCTGGAACAGCTGGCGGACGCGCTGGGAGCACCGGCCTACGAGGCGCCCGTGGCGGAGATGCCCGTGCAGCCGGAAGGCGAGCTGACGCCGGCGCGCATCGCGGCGGTGCTGGCGCGCGAGCTGCCGGAGCGCGCCATCGTGTCGGTAGAAGGCGGCACCTGCGGCTATCCGTTCTACGCCGCTTCGGCGGCCGCGCGGCCGCACACCACGCTCACCAACACCGGCGGCGCGATCGGGCAGGGCCTGCCGGTGGCGCTGGGCGCGGCCATCGCCTGCCCGGACCGCCCGGTGGTGGGGCTGCTGTCGGACGGCAGCACGCAATACACCATCCAGGCGCTGTGGTCGCTGGCCCACGAGCAGCTGGACGTGGTGGTGCTGATCGCGGCCAACCACCAGTACGCGATCCTGCGCAACGAACTGCGCCGCGACGGCGGCACGCTGGGCGCGCGCGCCGAGGCGCTGACGGCGCTGGACCACCCCCGCATCGACTGGGTGGGGCTGGCGCAGTCGTACGGCGTACCGGCGGCGCGCGTGTCCACGGCCCAGGCGCTGGCCGGGGAGCTGCGGCGCGCGTTCGGGCGCAAGGGCCCGGCGCTGATCGAGATGGCGCTGTGA
- a CDS encoding SDR family NAD(P)-dependent oxidoreductase, whose protein sequence is MDLKLKGKVAVVTGGSLGIGRAVTEALAAEGVRVAIVARSQGALEQAAREIGGKTGVEILAAPADVSSTEQVEAMMARVAAHFGRIDILVNGAAHPGGLVRSEIENADPEGLLEDINIKVVGYMRCAKAAAAHMRQGGFGRIINIGGLTGRGSKQLSGMRNVAICHLTKTLSDQLGPSGITVNVIHPGVVETPHIHELYAKEARLQGLTPEQVEANYAKATPIRRVLQPEEIADAVLFLASERAGAITGESIAVDGGITRGIFI, encoded by the coding sequence ATGGATCTGAAACTGAAGGGCAAGGTCGCGGTGGTGACCGGAGGCAGCCTCGGCATCGGCCGGGCCGTGACCGAGGCGCTGGCGGCCGAGGGCGTGCGCGTGGCGATCGTGGCCCGCAGCCAGGGCGCGCTGGAGCAGGCCGCGCGCGAGATCGGCGGGAAGACGGGCGTGGAGATCCTCGCGGCGCCTGCGGACGTGAGCAGCACCGAGCAGGTGGAGGCCATGATGGCCCGCGTGGCGGCGCATTTCGGGCGCATCGACATCCTCGTGAACGGCGCTGCGCATCCGGGCGGGCTGGTGCGCAGCGAGATCGAGAACGCCGATCCGGAAGGCCTGCTGGAGGACATCAACATCAAGGTGGTGGGCTACATGCGCTGCGCCAAGGCCGCGGCGGCGCACATGAGGCAGGGCGGGTTCGGCCGGATCATCAACATCGGCGGCCTCACGGGCCGCGGCAGCAAGCAGCTCTCGGGCATGCGCAACGTGGCGATCTGCCACCTCACCAAGACGCTGTCCGACCAGCTCGGCCCCTCGGGCATCACCGTGAACGTGATCCACCCCGGCGTGGTGGAGACGCCGCACATCCACGAGCTCTACGCCAAGGAGGCGCGCCTGCAGGGCCTGACGCCGGAGCAGGTCGAGGCCAACTACGCCAAGGCCACGCCGATCCGCCGCGTGCTTCAGCCGGAGGAGATCGCCGACGCGGTGCTGTTCCTCGCCTCCGAGCGCGCCGGTGCGATCACCGGCGAATCCATCGCGGTGGACGGCGGCATCACTCGCGGCATCTTCATCTGA
- a CDS encoding WD40/YVTN/BNR-like repeat-containing protein, whose amino-acid sequence MQGTILVGTAGQGILRSADDGASWHRLGLKEAIEFDGVVRSLLVDPHDPNRIFAGADAGICLSEDAGAHFRRLESPADGMHVWALAIDPRDARTIYAGTGAPSRAVMFRSLDGGASWTRLPIELPEFCAGVNRPRILAIAVDPDDGSVWFGVEEGGAWQSTDRGDTWRRVDDADSGIANSDIHCIRILPAAGGRPKTHIIATVNSVYTSTEGPAGPWAAESSADRFDGMYYTRILTPLEGDREVLLAAIGDGTPGTRTQLYRSQDRGRTWSPSLLHAVPNSTFWALGTHAADPDLVFAGTKYGHLFRSMDGGRSWFKDWRDFSEITAVAWTPVAAAVKAHPKSTLGAKPHHD is encoded by the coding sequence ATGCAGGGAACGATTCTCGTGGGAACCGCAGGGCAGGGCATCCTGCGCAGCGCGGACGACGGCGCGAGCTGGCACCGCCTCGGCCTGAAGGAGGCCATCGAATTCGACGGCGTGGTGCGCAGCCTGCTGGTGGACCCGCACGATCCGAACCGGATCTTCGCGGGCGCGGATGCCGGCATCTGCCTGAGCGAGGACGCGGGCGCGCATTTCCGGCGCCTGGAGTCTCCGGCCGATGGCATGCACGTGTGGGCGCTGGCGATCGATCCACGCGACGCGCGCACCATCTATGCGGGCACGGGCGCCCCGTCGCGGGCCGTGATGTTCCGCTCGCTGGACGGCGGCGCGAGCTGGACGCGCCTGCCCATCGAGCTGCCCGAGTTCTGCGCAGGCGTGAACCGCCCCCGCATCCTCGCGATCGCGGTGGACCCGGACGACGGCTCTGTGTGGTTCGGCGTGGAGGAGGGCGGGGCCTGGCAGAGCACGGACCGGGGTGACACCTGGCGGCGCGTGGACGATGCGGATAGCGGCATCGCCAACAGCGACATCCATTGCATCCGCATCCTGCCCGCGGCCGGCGGCCGGCCCAAGACGCACATCATCGCCACGGTCAACTCGGTCTACACGAGCACCGAGGGTCCGGCCGGCCCCTGGGCCGCGGAGAGCTCCGCCGACCGCTTCGACGGCATGTACTACACGCGCATCCTCACGCCGCTGGAGGGCGATCGCGAGGTGCTGCTGGCCGCCATCGGCGACGGCACGCCGGGCACGCGCACTCAGCTCTACCGCTCGCAGGACCGCGGCCGAACCTGGAGCCCGTCGCTGCTGCATGCCGTGCCCAATTCGACGTTCTGGGCGCTGGGCACCCACGCCGCCGATCCCGACCTGGTGTTCGCGGGAACCAAGTACGGCCACCTGTTCCGTTCGATGGACGGGGGCAGGAGCTGGTTCAAGGACTGGCGCGATTTCAGCGAGATCACGGCCGTGGCGTGGACGCCCGTCGCCGCCGCCGTGAAGGCCCACCCGAAGTCCACCCTCGGAGCGAAGCCCCACCATGACTGA
- a CDS encoding VOC family protein, giving the protein MTEARVGVVRPRIRRTHLSLFVTDPFASAAWYERILGMQETARGERWVFMSFGRKHHDIALIKPEPGQVVGGCALQHYGLEIEGDMDELRRLYGQLLRAGVEVVKTTDHKVGYGLYFNDPDGHRFEFFLEMVHDDEEGKRVLQAHHAPSEPFRLEPLYD; this is encoded by the coding sequence ATGACTGAAGCCCGAGTCGGGGTGGTGCGCCCCCGCATCCGCCGCACCCACCTGTCGCTGTTCGTGACCGACCCGTTCGCCTCGGCGGCCTGGTACGAGCGCATCCTGGGCATGCAGGAAACCGCCCGGGGCGAGCGCTGGGTGTTCATGAGCTTCGGCCGCAAGCACCACGACATCGCGCTGATCAAGCCCGAGCCGGGGCAGGTGGTGGGAGGCTGTGCGCTGCAGCACTACGGCCTGGAGATCGAGGGCGACATGGACGAACTGCGCCGGCTCTACGGCCAGTTGCTGCGCGCCGGCGTGGAGGTGGTGAAGACCACGGACCACAAGGTGGGCTATGGCCTGTACTTCAACGACCCGGACGGCCACCGCTTCGAGTTCTTTCTGGAGATGGTTCACGACGACGAGGAGGGCAAGCGCGTGCTGCAGGCCCACCACGCGCCCAGCGAGCCGTTCCGGCTGGAGCCGCTGTACGACTGA